ACCGGCGTATCAATACGCCGGCTCGGCGTGGAGGCGGCTCAGACCGCGGCGGCGCGCACGCACATCACGTCCGGCAGGTCGCGTACGGCGCAGAGCCACGTCTCCCCGGCATCGGGCGAGACCCACACCGACCCGTTGCGCGCGCCGACGTACACCCCCGCCGTGGCGTGGTCGTCGACCGTCATGGCGTCGCGCATGACTCCCACGTAGAAGCTGTCGGGCAGCTGCCCGGCGCCGAGCTCCTCCCAGGTGTCGCCGGCGTCGCGCGAGCACCACACCCGGGCCCTCGCGCCGACCGGGTAGCGCCCCTCGCCGCCGCCGAGCGGGAAGGTGTAGATCGTGTCGGGCTCGTGGGGGTGCACGACCATCGGGAACCCGAAGTCCGAGGGCAGGCCGTCGGCGATGGAGGTGTAGGAGCCGCCCTCGTCGTCGGAGCGGAAGACCCCGCCGTGGTTCTGCACGTAGAGCCGCTCGGGACGGGAGGGGTGGCGGGCGACCTTGTGCACGCACTGCCCGTAGGGCGGGAACTGCTGGCCCTCGGGCAGGAAGATCGCGGAGATGCCCTGGCTGCGCGGGTGCCACGAGGCGCCGTCGTCGGTGGTCCGGTAGACCCCGCCGGTGGAGATCGCAGCGGTGACCGACGCGGGGTCCTCCGGGTGCGGGAGGACGGTGTGGAAGGCCTGCCCGCCGAAGCCCGCGCCCCACTCGGCGCGGTGCGGGTGGTCCCAGAGGTTGCGCTCGAGGGCGTAGGTCTCGCCGCCGTCGGTGGAGCGGAAGATCGCCCCCGGCTCGGTGCCGGCCCACACCACGCTCGGTTGCGCACCGGCCGCGAGCTGCCAGACCCGCTCGACCGAGGCGTCGACGTCGTCGGGGAAGCGCGGCGCCTGCTCGGCGTCGCGCCAGGTGGCGCCGAGGTCCTCGCTGATCCGCACCTGCGGGCCCAGCCACGACGACGACGCGCCCACCAGCAGGCGGGGCGTGCCCCCGCGGGTGTCGACCAGGCAGGAGTAGACCTCCTCCATGTCGCTGTGCGGGCCGCTCCACTCCCACTCCCGGCGGGCCTCGTCCGAGCGTCCGACCCACAGACCCTTGCGGGTCCCCACCATCAGCACCGTGCTGCTCACGGCTGCCTCCCGTCCGTCGTCCACGTGTCGTGATCACCTAGGTTGACCCGGTGACCGGGCCGAACTCATCGAACACCTCGGCACCGACGGTGTCACCCGTCTGGCTCGTGCTCATCGGGATCGCCTCGGTCCAGCTCGGTGCCGGCTTCGCCAAGTCGCTGTTCGACGACGTCGCGCCGACCACGATCGTGTGGCTGCGCCTGGCCACCAGCGTGCTGGTGCTCGTGGCGGTCCTGCGGCCGCGGGTGCGCGGCCGCAGCCGCGAGGACTGGGCGGTGGTGGTGGCGTTCGGTCTCAGCCTGGGCCTGATGAACTGGGCGATCTACCAGTCGTTCGCGCGCATCCCGCTCGGGGTGGCGGTCACGATCGAGTTCATCGGTCCGCTGGCGCTCGCGGTGCTCGGGTCCCGACGTCCGCGGGACCTGCTGTGGGTGCTCCTCGCGGGAGCCGGGGTGCTGCTGCTCGGCTTCGACGGCGACCACCTCGATGCCGCCGGGGTCGGGTTCGCCCTGCTCGCGGGCGCAGCGTGGGCGGCGTACATCCTGCTCAGCGCGCGCACAGGGCGCCGCTGGGAGGGGCTGGACGGCCTGGCCGTCGCCAGTGTCGTCGCGACCGTGCTGCTGACGCCGCTCGCCGTCGGCATCGGCGGGACCGACCTGCTCGACCCGTGGGTGCTGCTGGTCGGCGCCGCCGTCGGGGTGCTGTCTTCGGTGATCCCCTACAGCTGCGAGCTGGTCGCGCTGCGCACCCTCTCCCCCGGGGTCTTCGGGATCCTGATGAGCCTGGAGCCGGCCGCCGCCGCGCTGGCCGGCATCGCCGTGCTCGGCGAGCTGCTCGGGCCCCCGCAGTACGCCGCCATCGCCTGCGTCGTCGTCGCCAGCGTCGGCGCGACCCGCAGCGGCCAGCAGGCCGTGCTCCGGGACTGACCCGCCCCCGCCGAGCCGGCTGCTCATGGCCGGAAGCGGACCCGTTCACGGAGACGTCACACGCGCGCCCTTGTGAGAGCACTCTCACGACCTAGGGTGGGTCGCGTACCCGCCGATGGCCCCACCCACTGGCTCCCTGCTGTCCCCCGAGGAGTCGTCCCGCATGCAGTCCGAGGCACCCCGTACGCCGCCGTCCGCCGCGACGCCCCGCCTGACGGTCCTCACCACGACCCGCAGCGTGTCCGGCTCGGCGTGGCAGGCCCTCAGCTCACGGCTGCCGGGCTCGGTGCTCACCTCGGTGCAGCGCTGGGCGGTCGACTCCCAGCGCTCGGCGTGCCGCAACGCCATGGTCGCCGGTACCGCCCTGGCGGTGCGCCGCGCGGAGCGGGAGGAGGTCGAGGAGTTCCTCGCCGCCCGGGTCCCCGCCCCCGCCACCGAGCAGAGCCGGCTCGACGCCCTCGCCGGGCACGAGCCGCAGCCGTCCGACGGCCCCGGTCGCGCGCAGGCTGATCCTGGGGGTCACCCGGGTCACACCGCCCACGGCTGAGCAGCGCCCCCACCCCGGCTCGGTCTCGGGCACAATCGCGGCATGCCGACCTCCGCGGACCGAGCGGTCACGACCTCCTCCGTCACCTTCCACGAGGTGCTCTCCGACGACGGCACCCGCCTGCGGGCGTGGACCAACGACCCCGAGGGCACCAAGCCGGGGCCGACGGTGGTGCTCTGCAACGGCCTGGGCACCAACCCGTGGACCTGGCCGGCACTGCTCGACCCCGCCTGCGAGGTCCGGGTCGTCTCCTGGAACCACCGCGGCACCGGCGGCTCCCAGCGGCCCGAGGACCCCGAGCGCTGCGGGATCGAGGAGTTCGTCGAGGACGGGCTGTCGGTCATGGACCACTTCGGGGTGGCCAGGGCCGTGCTCATGGGCTGGTCGATGGGCGTCAACACGATGTTCGAGCTGGCCTTCCGCCACCCCGAGCGGGTCTCGGGCCTCTTCGCCGTCGCCGGGGTCCCCGGTGACACCTTCGCCACGATGCTGGGCCCGCTGCACCTGCCGCACGTCGTCTCCCGCACGCTCACGATCAACGCCGCCCGCGCCGCCAAGCACGCCGGGTGGGCCCTGACCCCCATCGCCCGGCGGCTGCCCATCGGCAAGCGTGCGGTGGACCTGCTCAGCCACAGCGGCTTCATGCTGCCGGTCCGCGACCCCGAGATGACCGCCACGGCGATCACCGAGTTCCTGACGACCCCCTTGGACTGGTACTTCCACCTCGCGCTGCGCACCTCCGAGCACGGGCGTGTCTCGCTGCGCAACATCCGGGTGCCGGCGACGTTCGTCGCCGGCCGCTGGGACGTCCTGGCCGGCGCGCGCGACATGCGTACCGCCGCCGACCGCATCGAGGGTGCGACCTACGTCGAGCTGCCGGGCAGCCACTTCCTGGGCCTCGAACGCCCCGAGGAGGTCCACGCGCTGCTGCTGGAGCTGCTCGAGAAGGTCTCGTGACCCGCCTGCGCCGGGGCGTCGCTGCCGCCGCGGTGCTGCCGCTCGCGCTGACCGGCTGCCTGCAGGAGGGCAGCACCTCGACGGTCACGATCATCGAGACGACCGCCACCGGCACCCCGCTGCCCGTGCCGACCAGCGCGCCCTCCAGCACCGCAGCCACCGGGTCGCCGACCGACGACCCGACCGACGACCCGACCGACGCCGGCGAGGAGTCCGGGCCGCCCGAGCTCGTCGGCACGATCGCGACCGGTCTCGAGGTGCCGTGGGGCATCGCGTTCCTGCCCGACGGCGACGCGATCGTCACCGAGCGGGACTCCACGCGCGTGCTGCTGCTGCGCGGACCCGAGCACGAGGTCGTCGAGGTCGCCACGGTCGACGCCGCCGCGCCCGCGGGCGAGGGAGGGCTGCTCGGGGTGGCCGTGTCACCGTCGTACGACGACGACGGGCTGGTCTACCTCTACCTCACCACCCCCACCGACAACCGGGTGGTGCGCGGCGTGCTCGAGGGCGAGCGGCTCGGCGAGCTCGAGTCGGTGCTGACCGGGATCCCCAACGGGTTCATCCACGACGGCGGCCAGCTGGTCTTCGGCCCCGACGGCTACCTCTACGTCTCCACCGGCGAGGCCGGCGATCCGCCGCGCGCCGCGGACCCCGACGACCTGGGCGGCAAGGTCCTGCGGATCACCCCCGACGGCGACCCCGCGCCCGGGAACCCCGACCCCGACTCCCCCGTGTGGACGCTCGGCCACCGCAACATCCAGGGGCTGGCCTTCGTCGGCACCAAGCTGTGGGCCTCGGAGTTCGGCCAGGACCGCTTCGACGAGCTCAACCTGATCACCGCCGGGCGCGAGTACGGCTGGCCCGCGGTCGAGGGCGAGGGCGGGAAGAAGCAGGGCTACGTCGACCCCCAGGTCACCTGGGCCACCGACGACGCCTCCCCCTCTGGCCTGGCCTACGCCGACGGCCGGTTGTGGCTCGGGGCCCTGAAGGGCCAGCGGCTGTGGCGGGTCGAGGTGAAGAGCAAGAAGGCCCGCAAGCCGCGCGCCTTCTTCGTCGGCGACCACGGGCGGCTGCGCTCGGTCGTCGCCGCGCCCGACGGCACGCTCTGGGTCACCACCAGCAACCGTGACGGTCGGGGCTCCCCCGTCGACGGGGACGACAAGATCCTGCAGATCCGGCCCTGAGCACGCTCGGCACGGTTCATCGGCCGGCCGATGAACCTGCCGGCTCGGCCACCGTCCCCACCACCGTCGCCCGCCGCGCGGCCCGACGGAGCACGGCCAGGACAGCGGGGCCGAGGATGACCACGGCAGCGGCGTTGGTGATCGCGCGCATGGTGTCCCAGCCGCCGGTGGAGGTGAGCAGCGTGTAGACGCCGAAGCGGTGGAGGTTCTCCAGCAGCGGCGCGCCGGGCACGTAGGACAGCTCGCCCTCGTGGCCGGGCACGGCGATGCCGAGGGCGAAGGGCCAGCTGGAGAGGTTCATCAGCGCCCCGAAGAGGTACGCCGCCACCACGGCGTAGGCCGCCAGCAGCACGATCTCGAGGCGCCCCCGCGCCCGCGGCAGCAGCCCGGCGCCCATGCCGACCCAGGCCGAGATGAGCATCTGGTACGGCAGCCACGGCCCGACCCCGGCGGTCATCAGCGCCGAGGCGAACAACGACGTGCACCCCAGCGCGAAGCCGAACCCGGGCCCCAGCACCCGCCCGGAGATGATCAGCAGGAAGAAGACCAGCTCCACGCCCGAGAGCCCCGGGGAGATCGCCCGGGTGACGGCGTTGACGGCGCTCAGCACCCCGAGCAGCGCCAGGACCCGCGCGTCGAGGCCACCCTCGGTGACCTCGGCCAGCACCACCGCGACCACGACCGGCAGCAGCGCGAGGAACAGGAACGGCGGGTCCACCCGGGTGCCCTCGGGCACCCGCAGCAGCAGCGGCCAGACCAGCATCATGAGGCCGGCGAACGACGCCAGCCCCAGCACCGCCAGCGAGCGCCGCGACAGCGGGACGGCCGCGACCCGCAGATCGGGGACGCCCCCGCTCACGCCGTCTCCAGCGCGGCGACCACCTCGTCGACCCGCAGCCACGGCGGGCCGAGCACCTTGGTGACCTGCGGGGCGAAGGCCGGCGACTCCGCGACCACCGTTCGCGCCGGCCCACGGGACACGACCTCGCCGTCGGCCAGCACCAGCGCGTCGTCGGCGGCCTGGGCCACGAACTCCACGTCGTGGGAGGCCACCAGCACCGCGTGCCCCTCGGCCGCCAGGTCTCGCACCGTCCCTGCCAGCACCCGCTTGGCGGCGTAGTCCAGCCCACGCGTCGGCTCGTCGAGCAGCACCACACCGGGCCGGGCGGCCAGCACCAGCGAGAGCGCCAGCGCGAGCCGCTGGCCCTCGGACAGGTCGCGCGGGTGCGCGTCGTCGGGCACGCCGGGCACCAGCGAGTCGAGGATCTCCCGGCACGAGCCGTCGCCACCGTCGCCCGCGTCCAGCTCCTCGGCGACGGTCTCGAGGTAGAGCAGGTCCGCCGCGTTCTGCGGGAGCAGCCCGACCAGGGCACGTCGCTGCGCCGCGGGCCGCTCGGCAGGGTCGGCGACGGTCTCGCCCCGGCGTACCTCCACCGTCCCGGCGAAGCGCGCACCCGTGCCCTGCAGCGCCCACAGCAGCGAGGACTTGCCGGAGCCGTTGCGCCCCATCAGCGCGGTGACGCGGCCGGCGGGCAGCGTCAGGTCGACGGAGCGTACGGCGACCTCCCGGCCGTGGACCACGGTGACCCCGCGGGCCCGCAGGCCGTCAGCGTCCGCGTCGGCAGGCGGCGCCGCGGGGGCCGGGGAGGCCGCCGCGAGCCGGTCGCCCAACCCCCGAGCCCGCCGCCGGGCGTCACGCACGCTGAGCGGCAGCGGGCTCCAGCCCGCGGCCCGCCCGAGCTCGACGATCGGCGGCACGACCGGGGAGGAGGCCAGCAGGTCGACGGGGGCGCCGACCTGGACCCGCCCGTCGCCGGTCATCAGGCACATCGTGTCGGCGAACGGCACCACCCGCTCCAGCCGGTGCTCGGCCAGCAGCACCGAGACCCCGAGGTCGTGCACGAGCCGGGTGAGGGTGGCCAGCACCTCCTCGGCCGCGGTGGGGTCGAGGGCCGAGGTCGGCTCGTCGAGGACCAGCAGCCGGGGGTGCATGGTGAGCACGGCGCCGATGGCGACCCGCTGCTGCTGGCCGCCGGAGAGGGTGCGCAGGTCGCGGGCGCGCAGGTCGGCGATGCCGAGCAGGTCGAGGGTCTCCTCGACCCGGCGTCGCATCGTGGCGGCCGGGAGGCCGAGCTGCTCCATGCCGTAGGCCAGCTCCTCCTCGACGGTGTCGGTGACGAAGCCCAGCGCGGGGTCCTGGCCGACGTAGCCCACCACGTGGGCACGGTCGCGGGGCGGGCGGCGCAGCACGCTCTCGCCCTCGAGCAGCACGTCGCCCGCCAGCACGCCCCCGGAGAAGCGGGGCACCAGACCGGCGACGACGCCGAGCAGCGTGGACTTGCCGACACCGGTGGGCCCGGAGAGCAGCACCAGCTCGCCCTCCTCCACGACGAGGTCGACGTCGGCGAGCACCGGGGCATGCCCGGCGCGGTAGCCGAACCGGACGCCCCGCAGCTCGAGCACCGGCGCGCTCATGCGGCCACCGCCTCGGCCTGCTCACGGGCCAGCCGCCCCCGAGGGACCGGTGGGGAGGCCGGCGGCGGCGCGGCCAGGCCACCCGCGAGCGCCACGGCGACGCCGGCGAGCACGCCGAGGCCGATCACCGGCACCACGTCGAGGGCCGGGTAGGAGATGGCCAGCTGGGTCCGGGCCGTCCACACCCACAGCGCGGCGGTCAGGACGCCGGCCCCGGCGACGACCCACTCCGGCCACTGCCAGGCGTCGGGGCGGTAGCGGGTGCGCTCGACCCGGCGCCCGGCGCTGACCAGCCCGAGCACGGCCAGGCCCACGCCGAGCAGGAGCACGGGCAGCGCGAGGTAGCGCGGGGCGGTGCGGTCGAGCACCGCGTAAGTGCCCAGGCAGGTGCCGCACAGACCGATGATCATCAGGGCACCGGTGCGCACGCGGGCCCGCCGGTCCAGGCCGGGCGCCCGGCCGTAGCCGCGCGCGTCCATGCCGGCGGCCATCGCCATCGACCGGTCGATCGCGTCCTCCAGCACCGGCACCAGGAAGCGACGCACCCCTCGGACGCGCCCACCCGCCCCGGCCCGCAGGCCCTGGGCGGCGCGCACCCGACGCACCGAGTCGGCCAGCTGGGGCAGCACCGTCACCGCGACCACCATGGCCGCTCCGACCTCGTAGAGCGCCGGCGGCACCGAGCGCAGCAGCCGCTTGGGGTTGGCCAGCGCGTTGGCCGCGCCCACGCACACGACGATCGCGGCCAGCCGCATGCCGTCGTAGAGGCCGGCGAGGATCGACTCGAGCGTGATCGCCCCGAGCAGCGTGATGCCGGTGGTCCACTCCGGCAACGGGATCGCCGGCAGGTCCAGAACGACGGTGCCCGGGTAGCCGCCGCCGAGCAGCAGCCGGAACACCACCCGCAGCACCACGATCGCCAGGCCCAGCCACAGGTAGATCCGGAAGGAGCGCGACCACGGCTGGTCGGAGCGACGCGCGGCCACCACGACCGCCGCGGCGCCCACGAGCAGCAGCAGGGAGAACGGGTTGGTCGTCATCGACGCCGCGGCCGCGAGCCCGAGCGCCCACACCCACCACGCGACCGGGTGCAGGTCGCGTGGCAGGCGGGCGGTGCGCAGGCTCGTGACCGCGGCGTTCACGACGCAGATCTCCGGCGCAGCCAGACGGCGCCGCCGCCACCCGCGGCCAGCACCAGCAGGGCCACCGGCGCGACCCACACGGGCAGGCCGTCGGGCTCGGCCCCGGCCGCCTGCGTCGTACGACGCTCCGCGGAGGCGTCCGCGGACGACTCGACCTCCGGGGTCGCCGAGTCGGTGGCCGTGGCGCTCGCGGTCGCCTCGTCGGAGTCACGACCCTTGCGAGCGCGCTGGCGCTTCGTGGCCGACCCGTCGGTGGTGCTCGTGGCGCTGGGTCCCGTCGTCGCGCTCGAGGAGCCCGCGACGGAGGGCGACGACCCGCTCGACGAGCCACCGCCACCCGAGGTGGGCGTGGCCTTCTTCGTGGGCGAGGCGGTCGGGCTGCTCGCCGGGGCGCTGCTCGGACTCGACGCCGCTGCCTTCGGCGGTGTGGCGCTCGGCGGCGCGGAGCCGTCGACGTCGTCCCACGACAGGGCGACGGAGCCGCCGTCGGGGATGGTGAGCCCGTCGACGCCGACGGTGGAGTAGGTCCAGGTCCCCGACGTGCCGTTGGACCACCACAGGCCCCAGTAGGCGTCGGCCGGCGGGGTGTTCTGGCACGCCTCCTGCTCCGCGGAGGGCAGGTCGTCGACCCGGCACACGAAGCCCGGCTGGGTGCGCACGCGGGTCAGGGTGTGCCCTGCTGCGTCGAAGAGTGCAGGGGCCTTGCCACCGCCGCCCCCGGCCACGCACGCGGTCTGCACACCGCCGCCGAGGGAGTTGAAGTCGACCACGACGCTGACGCCACCGCCCGCCGCACACGTGGCCGCGGTGGCGGACCCGGCGCCCACCCCTCCGAGGGGCAGCACGACGGTGGCCGTCGCCAGGGCGACGACCACCGCGCGTGCGATCAGGCTCACTGCTTGCACGTGGCCTTCGAGAGGTTCTGCAGCGACGGCGCGGCCTGCGTGGCGGCCCGGCGCCACTGGTCGCGGGTCTCGACGGTGATGCCGTCGGTCTTGCCGGCCTTGAAGGCCGCGCGGTCGAACGCGATCGCGCCGATCTCCTGGTCCAGCTGGGTCTCGGAGTGCTTGCTCGCGACCTGGAACTTCTTCACCCAGCGAGCAGCCTTGCGGGCCTTGCCGCACGAGCCGACCGCACCGAGCGCCCAGCCGGCCAGGCCGGTGGAGTTGGTGTTGGCACCCTCGCCGTCGACACCGGTGCCGAACGAGCCGTTGTCCTTCTGGACGCTGCCGAGCCAGGCCGCGGCGGCGTCGACCGCAGCGGTCACGTCCGCGCCGCCATCGACCTCGAGCAGCTGGTTCAGCACGAGCGCGGTGGTGTCCACGCTCGGCTGGCCCTCGGCACCGTCGCAGGTCTGGTCCTCGGCGTCGGCGTCAGCGGTCAGCGGGAGCCGGAAGTAGCCCTCCTCGCACTGCTGCTGCAGCAGGAAGGAGACGGCGGCGTCGGCGTCGGCGGAGCCGGCGCGCGAGAGCGCGACCGCCGCGAAGGACTGACCGATGGTGTTGGCGTAGTCGCCGTACGCGCTCTGGTCGACGATCCGCCCGGCGGAGGGGCCCTCGTCGGTGGTGACGCCCTCGAGCTGGGCGACCAGGTCGGTGCCGTCGACGTCGGTGGCGTCACCGCCGACGAGGAGGGTGTAGGCGGCCAGCTTGGCCGTGGCGCCGGCGTACACCGCGCCCTCGTCGAACTCCCCGCCCTGGGTGTAGGACGCGACCTGACCGGCCGCGGCGGCCGCGATGTCGCGGGCGACGGCGCCCTTGCGCTCAGCACCCTTGAGCGCGAGGCCGGCATCGATGCTCAGGCCGACGTCGGTGAAGTCGTACTGCTCGTTGACCAGCAGGTCGCCCTCGCCGAGCTCGCCGGCCAGCCACTGGACGGCCTTCTTCTCCTCGCGGACGCCGGCGCGGGCGGCGTCGGCCGGGGCGATGGTGCCGAGCGCGAGCGCCGCGGTGCCGGTGAGCGCGACGGCGCCGCGCAGGATGGTGTGCTTCACGAGGTGTCCTCTCCGCTGCTCAGCG
This genomic window from Nocardioides marinus contains:
- a CDS encoding WD40/YVTN/BNR-like repeat-containing protein; protein product: MSSTVLMVGTRKGLWVGRSDEARREWEWSGPHSDMEEVYSCLVDTRGGTPRLLVGASSSWLGPQVRISEDLGATWRDAEQAPRFPDDVDASVERVWQLAAGAQPSVVWAGTEPGAIFRSTDGGETYALERNLWDHPHRAEWGAGFGGQAFHTVLPHPEDPASVTAAISTGGVYRTTDDGASWHPRSQGISAIFLPEGQQFPPYGQCVHKVARHPSRPERLYVQNHGGVFRSDDEGGSYTSIADGLPSDFGFPMVVHPHEPDTIYTFPLGGGEGRYPVGARARVWCSRDAGDTWEELGAGQLPDSFYVGVMRDAMTVDDHATAGVYVGARNGSVWVSPDAGETWLCAVRDLPDVMCVRAAAV
- a CDS encoding EamA family transporter, which encodes MTGPNSSNTSAPTVSPVWLVLIGIASVQLGAGFAKSLFDDVAPTTIVWLRLATSVLVLVAVLRPRVRGRSREDWAVVVAFGLSLGLMNWAIYQSFARIPLGVAVTIEFIGPLALAVLGSRRPRDLLWVLLAGAGVLLLGFDGDHLDAAGVGFALLAGAAWAAYILLSARTGRRWEGLDGLAVASVVATVLLTPLAVGIGGTDLLDPWVLLVGAAVGVLSSVIPYSCELVALRTLSPGVFGILMSLEPAAAALAGIAVLGELLGPPQYAAIACVVVASVGATRSGQQAVLRD
- a CDS encoding alpha/beta fold hydrolase, whose amino-acid sequence is MPTSADRAVTTSSVTFHEVLSDDGTRLRAWTNDPEGTKPGPTVVLCNGLGTNPWTWPALLDPACEVRVVSWNHRGTGGSQRPEDPERCGIEEFVEDGLSVMDHFGVARAVLMGWSMGVNTMFELAFRHPERVSGLFAVAGVPGDTFATMLGPLHLPHVVSRTLTINAARAAKHAGWALTPIARRLPIGKRAVDLLSHSGFMLPVRDPEMTATAITEFLTTPLDWYFHLALRTSEHGRVSLRNIRVPATFVAGRWDVLAGARDMRTAADRIEGATYVELPGSHFLGLERPEEVHALLLELLEKVS
- a CDS encoding PQQ-dependent sugar dehydrogenase gives rise to the protein MTRLRRGVAAAAVLPLALTGCLQEGSTSTVTIIETTATGTPLPVPTSAPSSTAATGSPTDDPTDDPTDAGEESGPPELVGTIATGLEVPWGIAFLPDGDAIVTERDSTRVLLLRGPEHEVVEVATVDAAAPAGEGGLLGVAVSPSYDDDGLVYLYLTTPTDNRVVRGVLEGERLGELESVLTGIPNGFIHDGGQLVFGPDGYLYVSTGEAGDPPRAADPDDLGGKVLRITPDGDPAPGNPDPDSPVWTLGHRNIQGLAFVGTKLWASEFGQDRFDELNLITAGREYGWPAVEGEGGKKQGYVDPQVTWATDDASPSGLAYADGRLWLGALKGQRLWRVEVKSKKARKPRAFFVGDHGRLRSVVAAPDGTLWVTTSNRDGRGSPVDGDDKILQIRP
- a CDS encoding ECF transporter S component is translated as MSGGVPDLRVAAVPLSRRSLAVLGLASFAGLMMLVWPLLLRVPEGTRVDPPFLFLALLPVVVAVVLAEVTEGGLDARVLALLGVLSAVNAVTRAISPGLSGVELVFFLLIISGRVLGPGFGFALGCTSLFASALMTAGVGPWLPYQMLISAWVGMGAGLLPRARGRLEIVLLAAYAVVAAYLFGALMNLSSWPFALGIAVPGHEGELSYVPGAPLLENLHRFGVYTLLTSTGGWDTMRAITNAAAVVILGPAVLAVLRRAARRATVVGTVAEPAGSSAGR
- a CDS encoding ABC transporter ATP-binding protein is translated as MSAPVLELRGVRFGYRAGHAPVLADVDLVVEEGELVLLSGPTGVGKSTLLGVVAGLVPRFSGGVLAGDVLLEGESVLRRPPRDRAHVVGYVGQDPALGFVTDTVEEELAYGMEQLGLPAATMRRRVEETLDLLGIADLRARDLRTLSGGQQQRVAIGAVLTMHPRLLVLDEPTSALDPTAAEEVLATLTRLVHDLGVSVLLAEHRLERVVPFADTMCLMTGDGRVQVGAPVDLLASSPVVPPIVELGRAAGWSPLPLSVRDARRRARGLGDRLAAASPAPAAPPADADADGLRARGVTVVHGREVAVRSVDLTLPAGRVTALMGRNGSGKSSLLWALQGTGARFAGTVEVRRGETVADPAERPAAQRRALVGLLPQNAADLLYLETVAEELDAGDGGDGSCREILDSLVPGVPDDAHPRDLSEGQRLALALSLVLAARPGVVLLDEPTRGLDYAAKRVLAGTVRDLAAEGHAVLVASHDVEFVAQAADDALVLADGEVVSRGPARTVVAESPAFAPQVTKVLGPPWLRVDEVVAALETA
- a CDS encoding energy-coupling factor transporter transmembrane component T, with amino-acid sequence MNAAVTSLRTARLPRDLHPVAWWVWALGLAAAASMTTNPFSLLLLVGAAAVVVAARRSDQPWSRSFRIYLWLGLAIVVLRVVFRLLLGGGYPGTVVLDLPAIPLPEWTTGITLLGAITLESILAGLYDGMRLAAIVVCVGAANALANPKRLLRSVPPALYEVGAAMVVAVTVLPQLADSVRRVRAAQGLRAGAGGRVRGVRRFLVPVLEDAIDRSMAMAAGMDARGYGRAPGLDRRARVRTGALMIIGLCGTCLGTYAVLDRTAPRYLALPVLLLGVGLAVLGLVSAGRRVERTRYRPDAWQWPEWVVAGAGVLTAALWVWTARTQLAISYPALDVVPVIGLGVLAGVAVALAGGLAAPPPASPPVPRGRLAREQAEAVAA